A stretch of Thermoanaerobacter uzonensis DSM 18761 DNA encodes these proteins:
- a CDS encoding MazG-like family protein: MKTSFKEISLPKLNNLTPSLESTALKLMEEAGELAQAIGKFRGLNGENVTLSEKEIMEKISEELLDVAQVAVSMMFVLEEKYNINIEEKLKEHIEKLKRKGYIK; this comes from the coding sequence ATGAAAACCAGCTTTAAAGAAATAAGTTTGCCAAAGCTTAATAATTTGACACCCTCACTGGAATCTACTGCCCTTAAATTAATGGAAGAAGCGGGAGAATTGGCACAAGCTATAGGAAAATTTAGAGGTTTAAACGGAGAAAATGTCACTTTAAGCGAAAAAGAGATAATGGAAAAAATTTCAGAAGAACTTTTAGATGTTGCTCAAGTCGCAGTTTCAATGATGTTTGTCTTGGAAGAAAAGTATAATATAAATATTGAAGAAAAACTTAAAGAACATATCGAAAAATTAAAAAGGAAAGGGTATATAAAATAA
- a CDS encoding spore coat protein, with protein sequence MYGSTQISDKDIMMNVLGNYKLAIEMFSHAAVESANESIRREYINLLNSTLEDQRTVWNSINQRGWYPVKPAPPQDIQEARNKFRQPVGMM encoded by the coding sequence ATGTATGGGAGTACGCAAATTAGTGACAAGGATATTATGATGAATGTACTGGGCAATTACAAATTAGCAATAGAAATGTTCAGCCATGCAGCAGTCGAGTCTGCAAATGAAAGCATAAGAAGAGAATATATCAATCTTTTAAATTCTACTTTAGAAGATCAAAGGACAGTTTGGAATTCTATAAATCAAAGAGGATGGTATCCTGTCAAACCGGCTCCACCTCAAGATATACAAGAGGCAAGGAACAAATTTAGACAACCCGTTGGGATGATGTAA
- a CDS encoding FAD-dependent thymidylate synthase has protein sequence MKMRKLTPEEEKLLENFVTDVYGPVYFIHSLPEFIIPPINSKVSRRDTSWRLNILESLTDGDLNITDYIPKHNIPLEKAIQKAKEFHEKWVERFGHSSIAEQHLMHLCVEDVSRHLSGDIELMNRRPAFIEWSQRYQKPTRDKVVIPKELEGKPDLKEKFLKVWNNSYDAYEKLVEVLTEYLARAEEKKEGESEERFYNRISKIAFEDARYALLLATKTSFAVALNALDLQDIVRKLFAHPTKEAKLLAERIVEQGEKIAPSMLRHTTPTVYQLKVYDRLKNLASIVKEDELSDSDEDVILIDYTGKDSEYSPVDIVIMHILFTYSGKSFEAVRKTVKEINEEGKSKILQQAVEDIGEFDHLIEAFKSVRFKFQLKISEANWHQLLRHRTIVFDCGEPTVENGFVIPPNIEKAKASEILIKAIKASEELFIELKEKLPEVSPYVVTNAHKRLVLMNADLWAFDHFANLRCTNEAQWDIRNVSFKMLDLIKEVAPQLATFMARRKKA, from the coding sequence ATGAAAATGAGAAAATTGACTCCTGAAGAGGAGAAGCTTTTAGAAAATTTTGTGACAGACGTATACGGACCTGTCTATTTTATACATTCATTGCCGGAGTTTATCATTCCACCTATAAATTCGAAGGTAAGTAGAAGAGATACCAGCTGGAGGCTTAATATACTTGAGTCTTTGACAGATGGAGATTTAAACATAACTGACTACATCCCCAAACATAACATACCTTTAGAAAAAGCAATACAAAAGGCGAAAGAATTTCACGAAAAGTGGGTTGAAAGATTTGGACATTCTTCTATTGCTGAGCAGCATTTAATGCACTTGTGCGTGGAAGATGTCTCAAGGCATTTGTCAGGAGATATTGAACTTATGAACAGGCGGCCTGCCTTTATAGAGTGGAGCCAAAGGTATCAAAAGCCTACAAGAGATAAAGTAGTGATACCAAAAGAATTAGAAGGGAAGCCTGATTTGAAAGAAAAGTTTTTAAAAGTCTGGAACAACTCCTATGATGCCTATGAAAAACTTGTAGAAGTTTTGACAGAATATTTAGCCAGAGCGGAAGAGAAAAAAGAGGGGGAAAGTGAAGAAAGATTTTACAATAGGATTAGTAAAATTGCCTTTGAAGATGCAAGATATGCACTTCTTCTAGCTACCAAGACAAGTTTTGCAGTAGCTTTAAATGCCTTAGATTTACAGGATATAGTGAGAAAACTTTTCGCGCATCCTACTAAAGAGGCAAAGTTATTAGCCGAAAGAATAGTAGAACAAGGGGAAAAAATTGCACCAAGCATGTTACGACATACAACTCCTACTGTTTATCAATTAAAAGTTTACGATAGATTAAAGAATTTAGCAAGTATTGTAAAGGAGGATGAGCTTTCAGATTCAGATGAGGATGTCATTTTAATAGACTATACAGGGAAAGATAGTGAATATTCTCCGGTAGATATTGTAATTATGCATATTTTATTTACATATTCAGGTAAAAGTTTTGAAGCGGTGAGAAAAACAGTGAAGGAGATAAACGAAGAGGGGAAAAGTAAAATCTTGCAGCAGGCAGTTGAAGATATAGGGGAATTTGACCATTTAATAGAGGCATTTAAATCGGTCAGATTTAAATTTCAATTAAAGATAAGTGAAGCTAATTGGCATCAGCTTTTAAGGCATAGAACTATTGTCTTTGATTGCGGTGAACCGACAGTTGAAAATGGTTTTGTTATTCCTCCAAATATCGAAAAAGCAAAGGCTTCCGAAATTTTAATAAAAGCGATAAAGGCTTCAGAGGAATTGTTTATAGAATTAAAAGAAAAATTGCCTGAAGTAAGTCCTTACGTGGTAACAAATGCACACAAACGCTTGGTTCTTATGAATGCTGATTTATGGGCTTTTGATCATTTTGCAAATTTAAGATGCACTAATGAAGCTCAGTGGGATATAAGGAATGTTTCTTTTAAGATGCTTGATTTGATTAAGGAAGTAGCGCCCCAGTTAGCAACCTTTATGGCAAGGCGAAAAAAAGCTTAA
- a CDS encoding exodeoxyribonuclease III has translation MKFVSWNVNGLRACLQKGFMDYFKKVNADIFCIQETKLQPYQTDLEELNLEGYFAFWNFAEKKAYSGTAVFTKYKPLSVNYGIGIPQHDNEGRVITLEYEKFYLVNTYTPNSQRGLTRLSYRMEWEEDFRNYLLKLDSVKPIILCGDLNVAHKEIDIKNPSANRRNAGFTDEEREKITILLSSGFIDAFRYFYPDKKDTYTWWSYMHNAREKNIGWRIDYFIVSERLKDYLIDAEIHSEILGSDHCPVVLLLKDELIEN, from the coding sequence ATGAAATTTGTTTCATGGAATGTAAATGGCTTACGGGCCTGCTTGCAAAAAGGGTTTATGGATTATTTCAAAAAAGTAAATGCTGATATTTTTTGTATACAAGAAACCAAATTACAGCCCTATCAGACAGACCTTGAAGAACTTAATTTAGAAGGTTATTTCGCTTTTTGGAATTTTGCTGAAAAGAAGGCTTATTCAGGAACTGCTGTATTCACAAAATATAAACCTTTATCCGTTAACTACGGAATAGGCATCCCTCAACATGACAATGAAGGAAGAGTTATAACGTTGGAATATGAAAAATTTTACTTAGTAAATACCTATACTCCTAATTCTCAAAGAGGATTGACAAGACTTTCTTACAGAATGGAATGGGAAGAAGACTTTCGAAATTATTTGCTAAAATTAGATTCTGTAAAACCTATAATTTTATGCGGAGATTTAAATGTAGCCCATAAAGAAATAGATATAAAAAATCCATCTGCTAATAGAAGAAATGCAGGTTTTACAGATGAAGAGAGAGAAAAAATTACAATTCTATTAAGCTCTGGATTCATTGATGCTTTTAGATATTTTTATCCAGATAAAAAAGATACCTATACATGGTGGTCCTATATGCATAACGCAAGAGAAAAAAATATAGGATGGAGAATTGACTATTTTATTGTTTCAGAAAGGTTAAAAGATTATTTAATTGATGCAGAAATTCATTCAGAAATATTAGGAAGTGATCATTGCCCTGTTGTTTTACTCTTAAAAGATGAACTCATAGAAAATTAA
- a CDS encoding spore coat protein, whose protein sequence is MQLSTKELLYLDDILSLQQNMTKTLNDYATRCQDPQLKALCQNLADRCQNNFNSLLKHLS, encoded by the coding sequence ATGCAACTATCAACCAAAGAATTACTTTATTTGGATGATATTTTATCATTACAGCAAAATATGACAAAAACTTTAAACGATTATGCTACAAGATGTCAAGATCCACAGCTTAAAGCTTTATGCCAAAATCTTGCAGATAGATGTCAAAACAATTTCAATTCTTTGCTAAAACATTTAAGTTAG
- a CDS encoding ferritin-like domain-containing protein — translation MTNVEFVIQMEKDGEKYYKEQAQKNKGNELENLFLDLANDEKKHAEIIENWAKKNIYDLKESEIIKKFTNVFKNKDEIKSNVRFKPEQLEIYQFALKIENESIELYEKMLKEANDDLEKRLFEFLISEENRHKEIFENLIDHVRKAEEWVESAEFGIRKDKY, via the coding sequence TGTAGAATTTGTAATTCAGATGGAGAAAGATGGTGAAAAATATTACAAAGAACAAGCACAAAAGAATAAAGGGAATGAATTGGAAAATTTATTTTTAGATTTAGCTAATGATGAGAAAAAACATGCAGAAATAATTGAAAATTGGGCTAAAAAGAATATATACGATTTAAAGGAAAGTGAAATAATAAAGAAATTTACTAATGTGTTTAAAAATAAAGATGAGATTAAAAGTAATGTAAGATTTAAACCTGAACAACTTGAAATATATCAATTCGCTTTAAAGATAGAAAATGAAAGTATAGAATTATATGAAAAAATGTTAAAAGAAGCAAATGATGATTTGGAAAAAAGACTTTTTGAATTTTTAATAAGTGAAGAAAATCGTCATAAAGAGATTTTTGAGAATCTAATTGACCATGTAAGAAAGGCAGAGGAATGGGTAGAATCAGCAGAATTTGGTATAAGGAAAGATAAGTATTAA